Part of the Panicum virgatum strain AP13 chromosome 4N, P.virgatum_v5, whole genome shotgun sequence genome is shown below.
GCAAGGGGGTCCCAgtgaggcagaggcaggggccaTGGCGCCGCTAGCGGACAAGCAAGACGCCAAGAGTTTAATACCAACGGACACAcacgcgctctctctctcctccccccaCTGCCTTTTTAACCACCCCTGCCGCTGCAGCCTCCCTCCACTCACTCACTCAACCACtgcctccagcagcagcagcagcccacgCAGCTAGCTCAGCTCGATCGTCCTCTCCTCTCCATTCATCCGTTCTcgtgctccctccctcccaatCCTCGCCACGCactgcagcggcggccggccggaggagatgatgagcggTGGTAGGCTGAACGTGGCGACGTCCGCGCCGGGCGACGACTTCCCGTTCGCTccgatgcagcagcagcagcagcagccgccgccctaCGTCGGGTTCGAGCACGGCGtggtgggaggcggcggccagcgcggcggcggcgggatgcaGCACCACCTCTACGACGGCCTCGacttcgccgcggcggcgctgcagttCCAGGAGGCGGCGCCCCACCACCAGCTGCTCACGCTGCCGTCCAGCCTCGcgcccatggcgccgccgccgctgccgatgCCCATGCCGCTGCAGATGCCCATGCCGATGCCCGGCGACGTGTACCCGGCGCTCGGCCTGGTGAagcgcgagggcggcggcgtcggcgcggacggcggcgcaggcgcggcggGGGGCGGCCGGATCGGGCTCAACCTCGGCCGCCGCACCTACTTCTCCCCGGGCGACATGCTGGCCGTGGACCGGCTCCTGATGCACTCCCGCCTCGGCGGCGTGTTCGGGCTCGGCTTCGGCGGCGCGCACCACCGGCCCCCGCGCTGCCAGGCCGAGGGCTGCAAGGCAGACCTCTCCGGCGCCAAGCACTACCACCGCCGCCACAAGGTCTGCGAGTACCACGCCAAGGcctccgtcgtcgccgccggcggcaagcAGCAGCGCTTCTGCCAGCAATGCAGCAGGTACCTTGTTACCTTACGCTACGCCACGTCGTCCTCGACCTCGGCGATCCCTCCCTAGACCTCACTCTAGCTCGCAGCCTAGGACACAGCACACAGTGCCTGTTCTTGCATTGACAAGGCCATGGCGTAACTACAATTACACGAGCTAGCTACCCACCGACTAGCTCGCAGGCTACAAAGCCTAGGGCGTACGGAGCCATCGGTAGTTGGGTTTGCTTTTTCACTCAAAGGCTCCGctcggctgctggctgctgctgctggtcgtCGACTCCATTCCGCTCCACCCTGGTCGATCTCGTGGTCTGGTCTTCCCTTTCCCTGCCCGGCCTCCTTTTCAGAGCTCGGAGCTGTCGTGGAGATCGATGGGCTTTCGTTTCGTGTTCCTTGTCTCTTGCGGCGGCCATGGATGGAAAGCTGCAAGCTTCCTGCAAACCATGCAGCCCAAAAGCCACTCCACGCTTGCACGGCCACAGGGGCCTCTCGCGTCGTCTCTCTCGCTCTCGGACACGACACGACGAGGCCTGTTGCCGACTGTTGTAGAGACTTGTGCTGTTGTCGTGGATCAAAGCATGAAatcaactgaaaaaaaaaaacactagcCATGGATCAGCTGGGTTGTCGCGTTCTTGCATTTGCTGGCAGCTAGTAGGATCACTTCAGTAGTTGGGTCTCCTACTCTCCTGCATGCCGTTGCTCCAGTTTGCTCTGATCTCGGGATCGCTGGGGAACAAAATCGTGAAAGAATCTCAAGGGAAAGGCTGCTGCGAGCTGCTTGCTTTAGCAGACTACTGGCAGTGGCTGCTGCAACGCAGGATCCCGGGCCAGGCCTGGGGCGTATCTCTGCTCCTGCTTTACTCTTTATCGTCCTGCTGCATTGACCAATGGGGCTAGTGGACCAAATTCAGAGTCCAGTGCTTTTGTGTGTTCATCTTTCGAAGGGCGTGGCAAACTGGCAACAAAACTTGTTCTAGGTGTGCACTTGTACAATGCGTAGATGACGACCCTCTTGATACGTGCATCCTGAAATTGTGGTGCTGAATTGTACATTTCGGCTAGGTTTCACGTCCTGACGGAGTTCGACGAGGCCAAGAGGAGCTGCCGGAAGCGGCTGGCCGAgcacaaccgccgccgccggaagccggccgccgcctccacggcgTCGTCCAAGgacgcggcggcgtcgccgcccgCCAAGAAGCCCAGCGGCGGCTCCATGACGGGCTCCTACACCACTGACAGCAGGAGTAAGCTCGCATGCATGCTTGATCCTCTCGATGTATAGATAGTTCCATCAACTCGACAGCACTTGACTGCTGATCCTGATCAGCTGGCAACTTAATTTTCTGATATCTTTTTCACTCATGGTCGTCGTCGCGCAGACCTGAGCACGGCCAAGTCGACCATGTCATCGAACACGGGCAGCGTGATCAGCTGCCTGGACCAGGGCAACAAGCAGCTGGCGAGGCCGACGCTGACCCTCGGTGCGTCGCCGGACAAGgaccaccagcaccagcagttcagcaccatgctccaggtccaggcggccgcgggcggccaCCACCAGGAGCAGCACTTCATCACCTCCCTGCAGGTTCACAACCacaacaatggcggcggcggcggcggcaacaacAACATCCTGTCGTGCTCGTCGGTGTGCTCCAGCGCGCTGCCGTCGGCCAACGGCGAGGTCTCCGACCagaacaccaccaccaccaacggCAACGGCAACATGCACAATCTGTTCGAGGTGGACTTCATGTAGGCCGTACGTGGATGCGTGCAAAGCGAGCGAGCACGGGAGTACGTTCTTCTGTCAAAGGTGTCCTTGGTGTGTAGCCGTGTAGGTAAATTAAAAGGAATAGGAGAAagtgagagtgagagtgagagagagcaaAAAAGGCCTGAAGTGAGAGAaaaacaagagagagagagagaaggctgAGGGTGCAAGGATTCCATCCATCCAGCCAGCCATCAGTGCTCAGTAGCagctagctgcagcaggctggtctagcaaggtagagctagcTATCTCCTTGCAAAGTTGCATGCATGGCTCTAGCAAAGCCATGCATCCATCCTGCATCCGGCCGGCATCCCCCTTGCATGGCATTGGGTTCTCTACCTGTACTGTACTGAACTGCAGTGCGTCTGCATCCAATCCATCCATCCAAGCCTTTCTGCCTTTCCATTTCAGTGGGGAATATTGTGTCTGCTATTATTTCCCCTTTATTTTTTCCCCTTTCTAGTTTCCTCTTGTTGCAAGGTGAGGGTGTACTACTGGTGTAGTAGTGCGTGTGTTGTACCAAACTACCAGCTACTGTTTTTTACAGTGTCTCCAACAATTAACAGGCGAGAGAAGACTACCTGTAACAAGattcattgttgttgttgtcagTTCCCATTGTGACTCCAGCTAGAACTAACCTTTCTGATGAATAATAACCTTGCTCTTTTTACATGCATATATACGAAAGATGATGGAGCTAGAGTCAGATGACGATGATCCATtctgttcgcttggcttgtaAGCCAACCCGCTAGCGGTGCTTTCCTCtcataccaaatcagcaccGGCCACCAACCAGTCAGCAATACTTTTCTCTTGTAACAAATCAGCATCAACCAccggcactactagaaaacaggccaaaggtaccagctgcttttgcaaccggtactgatgccagcggcgatcaaaggtatggggtttggtaccgggttaaagcattacccggtaccaaaaccccagtataggcaccggttagtgccaccaaccggtaccaaaagccatgacccggtgccgccacgtgcccacaacaaaggcaccggttggtaacttcaacaggtgcctatgcctattgtttggcaccggttgttgagcacatctcacagttctgcaacaatcagccttggtggctccatacatggaggagcacatacaaattgtgcgaagcataaaccctttgaagtctgagacatgaattacaaaacatcataacgatacattcgccacctggttgcagaaggaagtcatggccaacgatcaaattcatgagcagttagcttggctggccaggggtctaGCAAATTCAAttctgatgtaccaaggatatgaaattaatggttacacattttatacaagagcccaagataacaagagcaccaatcaaaatagtggtgtccgtatagataccaccgactctagtggccaaacgaactcatattttggttacattgaagagatctgggaactcgactatgggtcgttgaagatacctctatttcgttgtcaatgggttaaactcacaggaaaagttgtcgatatcgacgagtacgaaATGACAacagtagacctcaaagagcttggctatcgagacgaatcattcgtcctagctaaagatgtcactcaagttttctatgtgcaggacatatctagcaaaccgagaaaggacaagttcatgaataaatcaagttttgtaggtgccggagatgagccaaagcgccatattgttctgacaggaaaaaggaaaattgtgggagtcgacgatgtcacagatgaagaagaatacaataaggttgaagatatgactccgttcgcagtggaggttgacacaagtattcttttagccgaagaggaggcttcGTACGCACGTcttgatcataatgaagggacgattgtaaagcaaaccatcgttaatattcccttagttgaatgattatgtcttgtaatattttctgtgaacattatcagatttcttatgcaatgaattgatttattgggcaattaaatgatttattatgcaattatttgatttattatgatttattttgcaattaaaatgattagttatgcacctaaatgatttatcatgtagtaattagaattattgtgcatttaaatgatttattatgcaattaaaataattagttatgcacctaaatgatttattatgtggtaattaaaattattgtgcatttaaatgatttattatgcaattatttgatttattatgcaattaaaataattagttatgcacctaaatgatttattatgtagtaattaaaattattgcgcatttaaatgatttattatccaattaactaatttattagatgattaaatgatttattaggctaTTAATGTAATTATTTGACCATTAATTGATTTACTAAgcatttatcagatttattattcaattaactaatttattggTCTATTAATAAGTCAATTAACTAATTTGTTGGGCCATTAACTCAATCACACACACAAtaattgatttattatgtaaaatatttttttcgaaTATCATGAAGCAATAtttgatttattgggcaattaacagatttattaggcaactaacag
Proteins encoded:
- the LOC120671481 gene encoding squamosa promoter-binding-like protein 10, translating into MMSGGRLNVATSAPGDDFPFAPMQQQQQQPPPYVGFEHGVVGGGGQRGGGGMQHHLYDGLDFAAAALQFQEAAPHHQLLTLPSSLAPMAPPPLPMPMPLQMPMPMPGDVYPALGLVKREGGGVGADGGAGAAGGGRIGLNLGRRTYFSPGDMLAVDRLLMHSRLGGVFGLGFGGAHHRPPRCQAEGCKADLSGAKHYHRRHKVCEYHAKASVVAAGGKQQRFCQQCSRFHVLTEFDEAKRSCRKRLAEHNRRRRKPAAASTASSKDAAASPPAKKPSGGSMTGSYTTDSRNLSTAKSTMSSNTGSVISCLDQGNKQLARPTLTLGASPDKDHQHQQFSTMLQVQAAAGGHHQEQHFITSLQVHNHNNGGGGGGNNNILSCSSVCSSALPSANGEVSDQNTTTTNGNGNMHNLFEVDFM